The DNA sequence tttgtaaataatacttttctttatttgttacacaattacaggtgtaccctcaatccccggaatagaacgatccctatttgcttatactactaacgatatttcagggttaaattgcgcgcttgcttttagcgcatcAACGGCTCTGTCGTCTTCTTCTTTAGACCATTCGGATTTGGGTTTTCTGTTAGCAGACCTACGGGAGCTATTGCATGAAGCTTTGGATGCTAGTGTTTTTAAGGTGGGAAGACAGGCCAATGGAGCGGCTCATATCTTGGCGCAAGATGCTAAGAATGCTGATTTTcagttggatttttttttcaactatCTCTCCGTCTGTGGAGGCAATTTTAATCTCTGATTGTAATGATGTTTCATCAATGAATTAATTTTTCAatcctctcaaaaaaaaaaaacaataagggATGTGTTAATAATATCGGCAAAGCTCCCTTTGTATgagtattatttttttaatttttatataaaaGTAAAAATTACTGTTCGATACTTGGGGTAAATTACTTCTGAGGACATAATCTAGGACATAACTTGAAAACCTTCTTCGATCAGAACCTCTCGCATAGAGAGAGGTTGACTTTTGTATTTGGGAAAGATACAAATAGCAAGGCAGAGCtcaaaatttgaaaattgtGAAATTGTGTGCATATACAAATTCAAaggctcagagagagagagagagagagagatcgaatATGTCGACCGGTGAAGATGAGATGGCAAAGAAATTGgcgagagaagaaagaagaagaagaattgcagaAAGAGGATCGGATCGCATGGCCCTTATCACGGGTCAGATCCAATCTCTCCCTCCCTCACCACCCCTTTCACCTGTATTACCACAACAACCCGGACCTCCAATCAATGGTACGCTCATATATATCAATCTGAATTTTTTTATCATATGTACTATTCCTTTTGTTCTTTCATTCTGTACGTTGATTCCATATATATGTTTCATTTGCATGTGGATATAAAGATGAATAAAACATTACTGGGCATAACTGGGGATGGAGCATGTTGGAGTTTTTGAATCCAGACCTGTTAGAACCAAAATTCTAACACCATATTGACATTGTGATGACTGTTGCCTCTCAAAAACTCGATTCTTAAAGAGTTGGCTAACAAGTAAAGTATCTCATACCATCAATCTGCAAGAAAATTACTGTTTATCCCaagtttgttttttaatttgaaGGCAAAGCGTTGGATAATTAGATGTCTCAAAATGGTACTTAATAAGCTAAGAGAAGGTTAAGACGCATTTTCTTGCATTCAATTTCATGTCTGTTTATCATGGTTTTCATTGTGATAAATTCCTGGCTATGCCCCTGTAAACTGTGATTACATTCATATGAAGTTTAATTTATAGGATGATTGGTATTCTTAACCAACCATTTCCTTTGTTTGCAGTTGGTACTCGGATCAAGGATGATAACCGTGAAGGTTCGACATTGCAGACACAAGAAGCTAGCAATAAAGTTCCAACACAAACCAACATTGAAACTAAGCAATCCGAAGGTGTGGATGGAAGCACCAAAACACAACTACCAGCGGACACAACAATAGTTTCGAAGTCACCAACCAATACGGATCAACCTCAGAGCCAGCGTAGGGTCCTCAATTTTTTCAGTTCGAAAAGATTAAACTTGTGCATAGTAGAATCAGAAAACATGAGAATTGTGTGTTCTCTCATAATAGCTTTGTTGGTAGTCTTGTCTTACGTTGATTACGCATTGTTTGGAATGAACATAGTGAACTCGGAGAGTGTCGTGGCCTCGAGGCCTCTATACATTATTTTGCTGACTGATGTAACAGTTGTGATGGCGCGATTAGTGTACTTCAGGGAGGCAGACGAAGAAGAAAGAATGGTGAGTAGTAGTCAAGATAATGAGGGACACAGTTGGGCTGGAGCAGTTAAGCTTTTGGAGAGGGGTTTGGTGGTCTATCAAGCCATTCGTGGGATTTTCATAGATTTTAGTGTTTATGCTGTGGTTGTTATTTGTGGCCTCTCTTTTTTTATAACCTAATTGGATCATTCACTCATTTTATAACCAATTGTGCAAAAAAATTAACAGCTTTTGTTTTAATGGTACTGATTATGTTTCTTGCAAATTTGGTGGCTTCATAATTTTTTCCTCTGATCACATTCCTTCATAGCCGTACGTATCAATCTCTTTCCTTCTTTTATATGTCAAAATTAAAATTACCTTTTGAGTTTTgttgtttccatttttgtacTTCTGGTATAGGTAGGACGGAAGCGTGGAATCGGTTTGTAGAATTGGGAGTGTGCAACGGTTCAAGTTGACCAAACCAACCAAAATTATTAGAGCACATACAACTAGGGCTGGGTTCGGTTCGGTACTGAAGCTTACGGGCCGATACCATGTACCGTACCAACTTATACTGGTATGCAAAAAACTATACCACTACCGGCCACAAAATCCGGTATACCGAATTAATCGGTCGGTTCGGTACGGTTGGGCTTGTAACCGAGTTTGATATTGGGCCACAAACCAGTCACCAGCACATCACCgatcccttcttcttctgttttctcCTTCTGAGAACTTTTCGACCCACATGGTTATGGGTCTCTCCAGTCTCCATACCACACACAGTGATGGAAGAGTGATTGTGGTGAAGGAAGAAGCAACCTCGGATTTGCAACCTCtgctaaaatcaaacaaaagtttCAGACTTTATTCAACACCAACTACACCCAAAATCAGATTTTTCTTCCCAGTAAAGAAAATCAACATAAGTAAGAAAAGAAACTTACTTGAAGTAAAAGAGAGATCCAAGGTCGAGTTTGATTCAGATTCTGGGAAGAGAGCAGAGAGAAGCACTTTACAGGTTGCTAtttttcaagaagaagaagagagatagaagagacggggaaagaaagaagaaagaagaaagaggagagaagaataaaaaagaagaaagagaagagagaatttttcaagaagaagaagagagacagaagagacggggaaagaaagaagaaagagaagaaagaagaataaaaaagaagaaagaggagagaatttttcaagaagaagaagagagacagaagagacggggaaacaaagaagaagaagtaagaagaaagaagaaagaagaaagaagaaagagaagagagaagaatgaaagagaagagagaagaataaaaaaataaaaagaaggagACAAGAAGAGACAGAAAGAGatggcaaaagaaagaaaaagaagaaagaagaaagaagaaagataaGAGTAAAGACGCGtcagaaagaagagaagaataaaatattaaaaaaatatgagtATTATACATAAGTtcggtacggtacggtataccatgtatatatgaaaatcaaaaccactACCGTACTGTGTATGTGGAGTCGGTACAGTTGTACCGTACCAAGACTTCAGTTACCGAGTTTTCGGCTACCAATTCACTTGGCTCGGCTCGGGTTGGTACGGTTTGGTTCGGGAGAATTTGCCAGTCCTACATACAACCTAGAGAAGCTGCACGTTTGCTAGGGTTGAGAACAGGCTAGGGTTTTCTATCCATTCTAGCAAATTCAACGAGCCTCTGCGATTGCTAAGGATATGGCTGCTTGTCTATCGGTGACGCTCACACTCACTGCTGACACTCACCGAAGAGGTGGTAATGGATTTTGGAGAGGTGGGTTTGATGGCAATCGCCGAAACCTACTTTTACTTGGTTGGGAGAATGGTGACCCGGAAAATCAAGGATGATAAAGGGTTGCCTGAAACATTGGTGGCAGTGTGGGGTTGAAAGACCGGTTATCGATTACTGCTAATGCAACGGTAGCTTGTTTAGATTCAAGAGACCAGATGAGTGTAATCGTGTATTCCATGGTGGTCCATGGCACTATAATTGTCGATAGTGGTCCTTAATGAGTACGATGAGCTAGGGGATGTGGTGGCAATGCTACTGCAGACTTTGGCGACCTGAGTGGTAAGGAAGTTGTCGTCGCGTTTGAGGATAGAGTAATCACTTATCCTGCTAGGGACGTCCATGAGCCGAATTCTGAGGGTGGGTCAGTTTGCACTTAACGCTGTGATGTTGCACAGGGTTTTCAGGAGGTGGTGGATATTTGGCAACGACTCTAGATGACGAGGTCCTTTCAGTTTGCTTCTACGGTTACGGCGGAGGTAGATCTACAATATGAAAGGATCGACAAATGATTGTGTGTCAGGCTTGTGGGTGGCATGGACTTGAAGGGCGTGATCATTTTTTAGGTAAGCAAGAGGGAAAATTAAAGGTAATAGTTGCGGTGGTATCAGTGATGGCTTTTAGGAAGGGTAATGTGCAATCTGGAGATGATCAGCTTGCCAAATTGACTTCGTCTGGTGGTGTGGTAGTAGCTACGGTTTCTAACCCTGATCTCTCTATGGTGACAGAGGCTTAGAGAGGGTTGAGGGCAAGGTTTCCTAGTCAGCCTCAGGCTATGCTAGTGTAAGTTTTGGACTTCTCGATGGAAAATTTACAAGCTATCCTAGGTTGGGGTGTTGCCATAGTGGCAAAGTCCCCGATGCTTGCTCAAGTGTCTAATTTGGCAACCCAAACTATAGGGGTCCTATGTGAAGGACAGGTAGAGCTGGTCAAGTCGAATAAGAGAGCAAATTGATGGATGCAGCACTAGTTACACCTTCATTGGACATGGAGGAAGGTTTTAACATTCCGAACACCAATGGACAATGCACATGCCAGGGGCTAAGAAGAGAAGGGGAAGACCGAAAGGTCTAAAGATCAAAATCAAGGTGGTTGAGAACAACCTGAACTAAAAACGAAGAGGTTTCCTAGGAAGCTCAAGCTGATTGATGAGGTGGAGGTGGAAGAGGTTGTGGGTGATGCAGTGGAGGATGTTTCTCCAACATGTGCTACTCTTCTTTTGGAGATGACACCAAAATCTACTCAAGTTTGAGATATGTGCCAAGGATACCCACATTTTCTGTGCCATTTGATTCCAACCATGGGTTGTGGTGCATAATTTTGGATGATGTTCATTGTTTTTAAAAAGTTTGAATTGCTTAGGTTATGACTCTTTTGTCAGCCCTACTGGAGTGGATCATTGTGTAATTTCACTAATCCATAAATTAGTTgactgttgtagagaattggataattgtattgtattcatctcactatAAGGTTTATATAGCGTTacatcatatatacaaaaggcaatacataatagttatactaatcaatcgcacattacgagtctgtcaatcgcatacattacaagtctgtcaatcacatacattaagcaatacctattgcatgaatagtcattatcatttacaacactcccccttggatattccatgtcaatagtgttgcctctgctatgtgcttctaagttgccttgtcaaaaaccttgccaagtaataaaaaccttggtcgaaggagaaaaagagcataacatgcgtgaatgtggagtagtcgacatccttccacactcccccttgtgacgctcaaactcggtgatgacgttttgatcgttgcctcactaaaaatattgccaggtaacaaaaaccctgtgggacaaaaaaaaccctggtcgaagggcaaaaagagcacaatacgtcattcactcttcgagatcgaacatgtagacatcatacctccccttgatgtcaaggtctccccctgatttctacaattatgggagttcggataactttcttaatccgatgctcttcacatgtttctcgaaggtggatttaggtaacgacttggtaaacaagtccgctacattattctctgaacggatttgattcacttcaatatttagaagtgtttgttgttgctaattgtaaaagaacttaggtgatatatgcttggtgttgtcgcccttgatgaaacctaacttcatttgctcaatacaagctgcattatcttcatagatgcatgtaggttcatctgtggtagacttcaaaccacaagttcctcctTGTGTCTAAcaacagaccttagccatatgcattctcgcacggcttcatgtagagcgataatctctgcatgatttgaggaagtaacaataagggtctgctttgtagacctccaagatatcgcagtgcttcccatggtaaagacataactcatttgggagcgacttttgtgagggtcagagagataccctgcatcagcaaaacccatcaagacatcgttgtcatttttatggaagggaggaggagcacggaaggtggcgttttgccttgtggagtccgatcccacactttcgttatttcttttctttctgtaaggatagaacaagctcatatcaattgtacctcttaagtatcgaaagattgtctttatgccaatccaatggcggtgtgttggcgcagaactgtgtcgagctaacaagttcactgcgaatgagatgtctggtcttgtgcattgagctaagtacaataatgcacctattgcacttagatagggcacttcagcctctaataagtcttcgtcctcatcccttggatgaaacagatctttttcaggctcaagactatgaCCGatcttaataatttttgagtatatgatgactgatggatcataatcccatcactacggtgctcaagttctagtccgaggcaaaatcgtgttttcccaagatctttcatctcaaatttggatttcaagtacttaacagtttcctttaactcatctagagttccaattaggttcatgtcatcgacataaactgctacaattgcaaatccgaaacttgtcctctttataaacacgcatgggcatatttcattgttgacatatcccttcccaatcaagtagtcacttagacggttataccacatctgtccggattgtttcaatccatatagtgagcgtctgaatcttattgaaaacgcgctccgtggtttagagccacttgacttggataattgaagtccatctggaaccttcatatatatctctgaatctagatccccatagagatatgctgtaaccacatccataagctgcatgtcaagttttttggaaactaccaaactgacaaggtagcggaacgttataacgtccattacgggagattatgtctcctcgtagtcgattccagggcgttgtgagaaaccttgcgccacaaggcgggctttgtatctaacaacctcatttttttcattacgctttctaataaagacccatttatggccaacatgcTTTATACTAGGGGGTGTCagtgttataggcccaaatacctgtctctttgttagtgaatccaattcaacagggatcgcatctttccatttaggccagtctgctcttcgttgacattcctcAATGGAGcgaggtttgatatcatcgtgttctataattccttgagcaatagaatatgcaaacacatcatcaaggataatagaatctcgattcaacgtctcatgtacactagtgtaattcatggagatcttcctattccctggaattggttctaataTTAGAGCGttccccaatgatgtctcttgaacataaccataatctggaatattttcatgagacggggtatttatgtcgatgattaatggatctttttgtgccaaactcgctttctttctcgggcgagaatccatcgaacctttgggcctctcacatttccttgctgggagcccgacctgagccacattgccatcactattagtggtggaggcgccatgcccaatacccctaggggtggcgccatgtccataatttttagggacatcaatccttgcaggcacgtttacagcaggtatatgtgatcttatcactttagcaatatcagaaaacgcatcaggcatagagtctgctacgttctgaagatcgagaattctatgcacttcaatttcggactgtgcggttcggggatcaagatgagacaaagtggggataggccacgacaattcctgtcgttcttgttgaacattattgttcctatctccccctaacgacgagaagactgtctcatcaaagtgataatttcacaaatctagcggtaaatagattgcctgtcaagggttctaagtagcggataatggttggagagtcatatccaacataaattcctaatcgtctttgaggacccattttggtgtgctgttgcggcgcaattggcacataaactgtacacccaaatatgcataagtgtgaggcatcaggctcatatccagtaactaTATGGGACGcggaaaagggttgagtggcagtaggcctcagatgaatgagcacagctgcatgcaatattgcatagccccaagtagAAACAGGGACATTGGTGCGCATAGCCAATGCTCTAgtgaccatttgaagtcttttaatgaaaacttctgcgagaccattttgggtgtgaacatgaggaacatggTGTTCaatctcaatcccaatggacatgcaatagtcataaaatgtttttgatgtaaactctctagcattgtcaaggcaaattgacttaatgggatgatcagggtggtgagcccttaatttaatgatttgtgctaggagtttagcaaatgcagcatttcttgtggacaatagcatgacatgtgaccatcgtgtcgatgcattaaccaacaccataaaatatctaaatggttcgcaagttggttgaataggtccacaaatatcaccttggattctttgtaagaatgaaatattttctttagtgtcctttgcataggatggtctcaatcctaattttgctaacgagcaggctttgcaaaattaaagatgggctttagaagtaaCTTGGAAGTATCCGGTTAAGCCAAGAAGtgacaattgactttagaagtagaaaaaggaaccaaggaggtattggtggcatcaataccacttttgggctgCAGGTggtaggcggcgccagccctaccttggatcgaattttggttataacttcttttcgttttgaaaaatggatgtccgtgtgaagtctttaatatacggatcatcatatcacgacctgggtgtcacaaacggtcatgccaaagcctatatgtgtcagaatcccataagtcatctctcatgacatggttggattcaataattcgaatagtggttgcatacaatccactagatcgacacataagtttctctaatactcgtttatgtccatagtcattagaggtgatgcaaagaaactcttgttcattctcacaatgtgtttccatatgaaaaccattggctcttatatctttaaaacttaatagggtccttccagccctaggagcatatagagcttcggtgacattaatacttgtgctatttggcaacataaattgagttggtcctcgaccatgaatcaattgtgatggtccagtcatcgtagtcacagaaga is a window from the Rosa chinensis cultivar Old Blush chromosome 2, RchiOBHm-V2, whole genome shotgun sequence genome containing:
- the LOC112188023 gene encoding uncharacterized protein LOC112188023 — translated: MSTGEDEMAKKLAREERRRRIAERGSDRMALITGQIQSLPPSPPLSPVLPQQPGPPINVGTRIKDDNREGSTLQTQEASNKVPTQTNIETKQSEGVDGSTKTQLPADTTIVSKSPTNTDQPQSQRRVLNFFSSKRLNLCIVESENMRIVCSLIIALLVVLSYVDYALFGMNIVNSESVVASRPLYIILLTDVTVVMARLVYFREADEEERMVSSSQDNEGHSWAGAVKLLERGLVVYQAIRGIFIDFSVYAVVVICGLSFFIT